The Manis javanica isolate MJ-LG chromosome 4, MJ_LKY, whole genome shotgun sequence genome contains a region encoding:
- the LOC108405695 gene encoding tyrosine-protein phosphatase non-receptor type 11-like isoform X1, producing the protein MPLLQLGAHPAPPAAGVAAPSPVEDAAPRKASGSLACVCAPPRGARGNTTPARPVLKFGALEPFAFIPSSAAPLRKPGARLGAGPLPTGPRARPPGPRTARCGADMASRRWFHPNIGGFEAEKLLLSRGQHGSFLARPSKSCPGGFTLSVRRHDEVTHIKIQNTGDYYDLYGGEKFATLAELVQHYTGQHGGLLRERSGAPVELRHPLGCQDPTSERWYHGHLSGKEAEKLLMEKGRVGSFLVRESQSKPGDFVLSVLTQQPDKVDCQPRVTHIMIHFQPDGKYDVGGGEQFDTLKDLVECYRKNPMVEKSGAVVHLKQPLKATRINATSMESRVQELSKATETGDKAKQGFWEEFEMLQQQECRLLYPRKEGQRLENKPKNRYKNILPFDATRVSLRDVDNSVPGADYINANYIKSDPEEKPGQGLGKVYIATQGCLQTTVAAFWAMVYQENTQVIVMTTREVERGRNKCFRYWPDPHGSQEHGCVRVCNLAENQAHGYCVRELQVWRSDQEGPPRTVKHYQYFSWPDHGVPAEPAGVLDFLDDVNQAQSSTPGAGPMVVHCSAGIGRTGTIIVIDILVGLLRRHGLDCDIDVPRTIELVRRQRSGMVQTEAQYKFVYLALQRYIQGEQLRLREQREPRDESRYLNVGAAIAERRRCPGAAPSRAPAASVCARLPCRLRHPLQSCFSPAHSTGLGRGPGCTGPLLCPGLARPSPCGCVRTMLAG; encoded by the exons CCCGGCCCGTTCTGAAGTTCGGCGCCCTCGAACCTTTTGCTTTCATCCCAAGTTCCGCGGCGCCTTTAAGGAAGCCGGGGGCGAGGCTCGGGGCGGGGCCTCTACCGACCGGCCCGAGGGCGCGTCCGCCCGGACCGCGGACCGCGAGGTGCGGAGCAGACATGGCCTCGCGCAG GTGGTTTCACCCCAACATCGGTGGGTTTGAGGCAGAGAAGCTGCTCCTGTCCAGGGGCCAGCACGGAAGCTTCTTGGCAAGACCCAGCAAGAGCTGTCCCGGGGGCTTCACACTGTCCGTCAG GCGCCACGACGAGGTCACCCACATCAAGATCCAGAACACGGGCGACTACTATGACCTGTATGGCGGGGAGAAGTTCGCAACCCTGGCGGAGCTGGTGCAGCACTACACAGGCCAGCACGGGGGTCTGCTCCGGGAGCGCAGCGGGGCGCCTGTGGAGCTCCGGCACCCCCTGGGTTGCCAGGACCCCACGTCAGAGCG CTGGTACCACGGGCACCTGTCTGGCAAGGAGGCTGAGAAGCTGCTAATGGAGAAGGGGCGTGTGGGCAGCTTCCTGGTACGAGAGAGTCAGAGCAAACCTGGGGACTTTGTGCTGTCTGTGCTCACGCAGCAGCCAGACAAGGTGGACTGCCAGCCCCGGGTCACCCACATCATGATCCACTTCCAG CCAGACGGGAAGTATGAcgtgggaggtggggaacagttCGACACCCTCAAAGACCTGGTCGAGTGCTACAGGAAGAACCCCATGGTGGAGAAGTCGGGGGCTGTGGTGCACCTCAAGCAG CCCCTCAAGGCCACGAGGATCAATGCCACAAGCATGGAGAGCCGCGTGCAGGAGCTCAGCAAGGCCACGGAAACCGGCGACAAGGCCAAGCAGGGCTTCTGGGAGGAGTTTGAG ATGCTGCAGCAGCAGGAATGCCGGCTCCTGTATCCCCGGAAGGAGGGGCAGCGGCTGGAGAACAAGCCCAAGAATCGCTACAAGAACATCCTTCCTT TCGATGCCACCCGCGTCAGCCTGCGTGACGTGGACAACAGCGTGCCTGGAGCTGACTACATCAATGCCAACTACATCAAG AgtgacccagaagagaagccaggTCAGGGACTGGGCAAGGTGTACATTGCCACCCAGGGCTGCCTGCAGACTACAGTGGCTGCCTTCTGGGCCATGGTGTACCAGGAGAACACGCAGGTCATTGTCATGACCACCCGGGAGGTGGAGCGAGGCCGG AACAAATGCTTCCGATACTGGCCAGACCCACATGGCAGCCAAGAACAtggctgtgtgcgtgtgtgcaacTTGGCTGAAAACCAGGCCCATGGCTACTGTGTGAGGGAGCTGCAGGTGTGGCGGTCAGACCAG GAGGGGCCGCCGCGCACCGTGAAGCACTACCAGTACTTCAGCTGGCCCGACCATGGGGTCCCCGCGGAGCCCGCCGGCGTCCTAGACTTCCTGGACGACGTGAACCAGGCCCAGAGCAGCACGCCCGGGGCCGGGCCCATGGTGGTGCACTGCAG CGCCGGCATCGGACGCACTGGCACTATCATCGTGATTGACATCCTGGTGGGGCTCCTCCGCAGGCACG GGCTGGACTGCGACATCGACGTCCCCAGGACGATTGAGCTGGTGCGGCGGCAGCGCTCGGGGATGGTGCAGACCGAGGCGCAGTACAAGTTTGTGTACCTGGCGCTGCAGCGGTACATCCAGGGCGAGCAGCTGCGCCTGCGCGAGCAG CGCGAGCCCCGGGACGAGAGCCGCTATCTGAACGTGGGCGCCGCGATCGCCGAGCGCCGCCGCTGCCCTGGAGCCGCTCCGAGCCGGGCGCCAGCGGC CAGTGTTTGTGCCCGGCTCCCCTGCAGACTGCGCCACCCGCTTCAGAGCTGcttcagccctgcccacagcaccgGCCTGGGTCGCGGCCCTGGCTGCACTGGGCCCCTGCTGTGTCCGGGCCTGGCCAGGCCCTCGCCTTGCGGCTGCGTGAGGACAATGCTTGCGGGATGA
- the LOC108405695 gene encoding tyrosine-protein phosphatase non-receptor type 11-like isoform X3: MPLLQLGAHPAPPAAGVAAPSPVEDAAPRKASGSLACVCAPPRGARGNTTPARPVLKFGALEPFAFIPSSAAPLRKPGARLGAGPLPTGPRARPPGPRTARCGADMASRRWFHPNIGGFEAEKLLLSRGQHGSFLARPSKSCPGGFTLSVRRHDEVTHIKIQNTGDYYDLYGGEKFATLAELVQHYTGQHGGLLRERSGAPVELRHPLGCQDPTSERWYHGHLSGKEAEKLLMEKGRVGSFLVRESQSKPGDFVLSVLTQQPDKVDCQPRVTHIMIHFQPDGKYDVGGGEQFDTLKDLVECYRKNPMVEKSGAVVHLKQPLKATRINATSMESRVQELSKATETGDKAKQGFWEEFEMLQQQECRLLYPRKEGQRLENKPKNRYKNILPFDATRVSLRDVDNSVPGADYINANYIKSDPEEKPGQGLGKVYIATQGCLQTTVAAFWAMVYQENTQVIVMTTREVERGRNKCFRYWPDPHGSQEHGCVRVCNLAENQAHGYCVRELQVWRSDQEGPPRTVKHYQYFSWPDHGVPAEPAGVLDFLDDVNQAQSSTPGAGPMVVHCSAGIGRTGTIIVIDILVGLLRRHGLDCDIDVPRTIELVRRQRSGMVQTEAQYKFVYLALQRYIQGEQLRLREQREPRDESRYLNVGAAIAERRRCPGAAPSRAPAALRHPLQSCFSPAHSTGLGRGPGCTGPLLCPGLARPSPCGCVRTMLAG; the protein is encoded by the exons CCCGGCCCGTTCTGAAGTTCGGCGCCCTCGAACCTTTTGCTTTCATCCCAAGTTCCGCGGCGCCTTTAAGGAAGCCGGGGGCGAGGCTCGGGGCGGGGCCTCTACCGACCGGCCCGAGGGCGCGTCCGCCCGGACCGCGGACCGCGAGGTGCGGAGCAGACATGGCCTCGCGCAG GTGGTTTCACCCCAACATCGGTGGGTTTGAGGCAGAGAAGCTGCTCCTGTCCAGGGGCCAGCACGGAAGCTTCTTGGCAAGACCCAGCAAGAGCTGTCCCGGGGGCTTCACACTGTCCGTCAG GCGCCACGACGAGGTCACCCACATCAAGATCCAGAACACGGGCGACTACTATGACCTGTATGGCGGGGAGAAGTTCGCAACCCTGGCGGAGCTGGTGCAGCACTACACAGGCCAGCACGGGGGTCTGCTCCGGGAGCGCAGCGGGGCGCCTGTGGAGCTCCGGCACCCCCTGGGTTGCCAGGACCCCACGTCAGAGCG CTGGTACCACGGGCACCTGTCTGGCAAGGAGGCTGAGAAGCTGCTAATGGAGAAGGGGCGTGTGGGCAGCTTCCTGGTACGAGAGAGTCAGAGCAAACCTGGGGACTTTGTGCTGTCTGTGCTCACGCAGCAGCCAGACAAGGTGGACTGCCAGCCCCGGGTCACCCACATCATGATCCACTTCCAG CCAGACGGGAAGTATGAcgtgggaggtggggaacagttCGACACCCTCAAAGACCTGGTCGAGTGCTACAGGAAGAACCCCATGGTGGAGAAGTCGGGGGCTGTGGTGCACCTCAAGCAG CCCCTCAAGGCCACGAGGATCAATGCCACAAGCATGGAGAGCCGCGTGCAGGAGCTCAGCAAGGCCACGGAAACCGGCGACAAGGCCAAGCAGGGCTTCTGGGAGGAGTTTGAG ATGCTGCAGCAGCAGGAATGCCGGCTCCTGTATCCCCGGAAGGAGGGGCAGCGGCTGGAGAACAAGCCCAAGAATCGCTACAAGAACATCCTTCCTT TCGATGCCACCCGCGTCAGCCTGCGTGACGTGGACAACAGCGTGCCTGGAGCTGACTACATCAATGCCAACTACATCAAG AgtgacccagaagagaagccaggTCAGGGACTGGGCAAGGTGTACATTGCCACCCAGGGCTGCCTGCAGACTACAGTGGCTGCCTTCTGGGCCATGGTGTACCAGGAGAACACGCAGGTCATTGTCATGACCACCCGGGAGGTGGAGCGAGGCCGG AACAAATGCTTCCGATACTGGCCAGACCCACATGGCAGCCAAGAACAtggctgtgtgcgtgtgtgcaacTTGGCTGAAAACCAGGCCCATGGCTACTGTGTGAGGGAGCTGCAGGTGTGGCGGTCAGACCAG GAGGGGCCGCCGCGCACCGTGAAGCACTACCAGTACTTCAGCTGGCCCGACCATGGGGTCCCCGCGGAGCCCGCCGGCGTCCTAGACTTCCTGGACGACGTGAACCAGGCCCAGAGCAGCACGCCCGGGGCCGGGCCCATGGTGGTGCACTGCAG CGCCGGCATCGGACGCACTGGCACTATCATCGTGATTGACATCCTGGTGGGGCTCCTCCGCAGGCACG GGCTGGACTGCGACATCGACGTCCCCAGGACGATTGAGCTGGTGCGGCGGCAGCGCTCGGGGATGGTGCAGACCGAGGCGCAGTACAAGTTTGTGTACCTGGCGCTGCAGCGGTACATCCAGGGCGAGCAGCTGCGCCTGCGCGAGCAG CGCGAGCCCCGGGACGAGAGCCGCTATCTGAACGTGGGCGCCGCGATCGCCGAGCGCCGCCGCTGCCCTGGAGCCGCTCCGAGCCGGGCGCCAGCGGC ACTGCGCCACCCGCTTCAGAGCTGcttcagccctgcccacagcaccgGCCTGGGTCGCGGCCCTGGCTGCACTGGGCCCCTGCTGTGTCCGGGCCTGGCCAGGCCCTCGCCTTGCGGCTGCGTGAGGACAATGCTTGCGGGATGA
- the LOC108405695 gene encoding tyrosine-protein phosphatase non-receptor type 11-like isoform X5 yields the protein MPLLQLGAHPAPPAAGVAAPSPVEDAAPRKASGSLACVCAPPRGARGNTTPARPVLKFGALEPFAFIPSSAAPLRKPGARLGAGPLPTGPRARPPGPRTARCGADMASRRWFHPNIGGFEAEKLLLSRGQHGSFLARPSKSCPGGFTLSVRRHDEVTHIKIQNTGDYYDLYGGEKFATLAELVQHYTGQHGGLLRERSGAPVELRHPLGCQDPTSERWYHGHLSGKEAEKLLMEKGRVGSFLVRESQSKPGDFVLSVLTQQPDKVDCQPRVTHIMIHFQPDGKYDVGGGEQFDTLKDLVECYRKNPMVEKSGAVVHLKQPLKATRINATSMESRVQELSKATETGDKAKQGFWEEFEMLQQQECRLLYPRKEGQRLENKPKNRYKNILPFDATRVSLRDVDNSVPGADYINANYIKSDPEEKPGQGLGKVYIATQGCLQTTVAAFWAMVYQENTQVIVMTTREVERGRNKCFRYWPDPHGSQEHGCVRVCNLAENQAHGYCVRELQVWRSDQSARPGGAAAHREALPVLQLARPWGPRGARRRPRLPGRREPGPEQHARGRAHGGALQRRHRTHWHYHRD from the exons CCCGGCCCGTTCTGAAGTTCGGCGCCCTCGAACCTTTTGCTTTCATCCCAAGTTCCGCGGCGCCTTTAAGGAAGCCGGGGGCGAGGCTCGGGGCGGGGCCTCTACCGACCGGCCCGAGGGCGCGTCCGCCCGGACCGCGGACCGCGAGGTGCGGAGCAGACATGGCCTCGCGCAG GTGGTTTCACCCCAACATCGGTGGGTTTGAGGCAGAGAAGCTGCTCCTGTCCAGGGGCCAGCACGGAAGCTTCTTGGCAAGACCCAGCAAGAGCTGTCCCGGGGGCTTCACACTGTCCGTCAG GCGCCACGACGAGGTCACCCACATCAAGATCCAGAACACGGGCGACTACTATGACCTGTATGGCGGGGAGAAGTTCGCAACCCTGGCGGAGCTGGTGCAGCACTACACAGGCCAGCACGGGGGTCTGCTCCGGGAGCGCAGCGGGGCGCCTGTGGAGCTCCGGCACCCCCTGGGTTGCCAGGACCCCACGTCAGAGCG CTGGTACCACGGGCACCTGTCTGGCAAGGAGGCTGAGAAGCTGCTAATGGAGAAGGGGCGTGTGGGCAGCTTCCTGGTACGAGAGAGTCAGAGCAAACCTGGGGACTTTGTGCTGTCTGTGCTCACGCAGCAGCCAGACAAGGTGGACTGCCAGCCCCGGGTCACCCACATCATGATCCACTTCCAG CCAGACGGGAAGTATGAcgtgggaggtggggaacagttCGACACCCTCAAAGACCTGGTCGAGTGCTACAGGAAGAACCCCATGGTGGAGAAGTCGGGGGCTGTGGTGCACCTCAAGCAG CCCCTCAAGGCCACGAGGATCAATGCCACAAGCATGGAGAGCCGCGTGCAGGAGCTCAGCAAGGCCACGGAAACCGGCGACAAGGCCAAGCAGGGCTTCTGGGAGGAGTTTGAG ATGCTGCAGCAGCAGGAATGCCGGCTCCTGTATCCCCGGAAGGAGGGGCAGCGGCTGGAGAACAAGCCCAAGAATCGCTACAAGAACATCCTTCCTT TCGATGCCACCCGCGTCAGCCTGCGTGACGTGGACAACAGCGTGCCTGGAGCTGACTACATCAATGCCAACTACATCAAG AgtgacccagaagagaagccaggTCAGGGACTGGGCAAGGTGTACATTGCCACCCAGGGCTGCCTGCAGACTACAGTGGCTGCCTTCTGGGCCATGGTGTACCAGGAGAACACGCAGGTCATTGTCATGACCACCCGGGAGGTGGAGCGAGGCCGG AACAAATGCTTCCGATACTGGCCAGACCCACATGGCAGCCAAGAACAtggctgtgtgcgtgtgtgcaacTTGGCTGAAAACCAGGCCCATGGCTACTGTGTGAGGGAGCTGCAGGTGTGGCGGTCAGACCAG TCCGCCCGCCCAGGAGGGGCCGCCGCGCACCGTGAAGCACTACCAGTACTTCAGCTGGCCCGACCATGGGGTCCCCGCGGAGCCCGCCGGCGTCCTAGACTTCCTGGACGACGTGAACCAGGCCCAGAGCAGCACGCCCGGGGCCGGGCCCATGGTGGTGCACTGCAG CGCCGGCATCGGACGCACTGGCACTATCATCGTGATTGA
- the LOC108405695 gene encoding tyrosine-protein phosphatase non-receptor type 11-like isoform X4 — protein MPLLQLGAHPAPPAAGVAAPSPVEDAAPRKASGSLACVCAPPRGARGNTTPARPVLKFGALEPFAFIPSSAAPLRKPGARLGAGPLPTGPRARPPGPRTARCGADMASRRWFHPNIGGFEAEKLLLSRGQHGSFLARPSKSCPGGFTLSVRRHDEVTHIKIQNTGDYYDLYGGEKFATLAELVQHYTGQHGGLLRERSGAPVELRHPLGCQDPTSERWYHGHLSGKEAEKLLMEKGRVGSFLVRESQSKPGDFVLSVLTQQPDKVDCQPRVTHIMIHFQPDGKYDVGGGEQFDTLKDLVECYRKNPMVEKSGAVVHLKQPLKATRINATSMESRVQELSKATETGDKAKQGFWEEFEMLQQQECRLLYPRKEGQRLENKPKNRYKNILPFDATRVSLRDVDNSVPGADYINANYIKSDPEEKPGQGLGKVYIATQGCLQTTVAAFWAMVYQENTQVIVMTTREVERGRNKCFRYWPDPHGSQEHGCVRVCNLAENQAHGYCVRELQVWRSDQEGPPRTVKHYQYFSWPDHGVPAEPAGVLDFLDDVNQAQSSTPGAGPMVVHCSAGIGRTGTIIVIDILVGLLRRHGLDCDIDVPRTIELVRRQRSGMVQTEAQYKFVYLALQRYIQGEQLRLREQREPRDESRYLNVGAAIAERRRCPGAAPSRAPAATPEASGGVYENLPAPGR, from the exons CCCGGCCCGTTCTGAAGTTCGGCGCCCTCGAACCTTTTGCTTTCATCCCAAGTTCCGCGGCGCCTTTAAGGAAGCCGGGGGCGAGGCTCGGGGCGGGGCCTCTACCGACCGGCCCGAGGGCGCGTCCGCCCGGACCGCGGACCGCGAGGTGCGGAGCAGACATGGCCTCGCGCAG GTGGTTTCACCCCAACATCGGTGGGTTTGAGGCAGAGAAGCTGCTCCTGTCCAGGGGCCAGCACGGAAGCTTCTTGGCAAGACCCAGCAAGAGCTGTCCCGGGGGCTTCACACTGTCCGTCAG GCGCCACGACGAGGTCACCCACATCAAGATCCAGAACACGGGCGACTACTATGACCTGTATGGCGGGGAGAAGTTCGCAACCCTGGCGGAGCTGGTGCAGCACTACACAGGCCAGCACGGGGGTCTGCTCCGGGAGCGCAGCGGGGCGCCTGTGGAGCTCCGGCACCCCCTGGGTTGCCAGGACCCCACGTCAGAGCG CTGGTACCACGGGCACCTGTCTGGCAAGGAGGCTGAGAAGCTGCTAATGGAGAAGGGGCGTGTGGGCAGCTTCCTGGTACGAGAGAGTCAGAGCAAACCTGGGGACTTTGTGCTGTCTGTGCTCACGCAGCAGCCAGACAAGGTGGACTGCCAGCCCCGGGTCACCCACATCATGATCCACTTCCAG CCAGACGGGAAGTATGAcgtgggaggtggggaacagttCGACACCCTCAAAGACCTGGTCGAGTGCTACAGGAAGAACCCCATGGTGGAGAAGTCGGGGGCTGTGGTGCACCTCAAGCAG CCCCTCAAGGCCACGAGGATCAATGCCACAAGCATGGAGAGCCGCGTGCAGGAGCTCAGCAAGGCCACGGAAACCGGCGACAAGGCCAAGCAGGGCTTCTGGGAGGAGTTTGAG ATGCTGCAGCAGCAGGAATGCCGGCTCCTGTATCCCCGGAAGGAGGGGCAGCGGCTGGAGAACAAGCCCAAGAATCGCTACAAGAACATCCTTCCTT TCGATGCCACCCGCGTCAGCCTGCGTGACGTGGACAACAGCGTGCCTGGAGCTGACTACATCAATGCCAACTACATCAAG AgtgacccagaagagaagccaggTCAGGGACTGGGCAAGGTGTACATTGCCACCCAGGGCTGCCTGCAGACTACAGTGGCTGCCTTCTGGGCCATGGTGTACCAGGAGAACACGCAGGTCATTGTCATGACCACCCGGGAGGTGGAGCGAGGCCGG AACAAATGCTTCCGATACTGGCCAGACCCACATGGCAGCCAAGAACAtggctgtgtgcgtgtgtgcaacTTGGCTGAAAACCAGGCCCATGGCTACTGTGTGAGGGAGCTGCAGGTGTGGCGGTCAGACCAG GAGGGGCCGCCGCGCACCGTGAAGCACTACCAGTACTTCAGCTGGCCCGACCATGGGGTCCCCGCGGAGCCCGCCGGCGTCCTAGACTTCCTGGACGACGTGAACCAGGCCCAGAGCAGCACGCCCGGGGCCGGGCCCATGGTGGTGCACTGCAG CGCCGGCATCGGACGCACTGGCACTATCATCGTGATTGACATCCTGGTGGGGCTCCTCCGCAGGCACG GGCTGGACTGCGACATCGACGTCCCCAGGACGATTGAGCTGGTGCGGCGGCAGCGCTCGGGGATGGTGCAGACCGAGGCGCAGTACAAGTTTGTGTACCTGGCGCTGCAGCGGTACATCCAGGGCGAGCAGCTGCGCCTGCGCGAGCAG CGCGAGCCCCGGGACGAGAGCCGCTATCTGAACGTGGGCGCCGCGATCGCCGAGCGCCGCCGCTGCCCTGGAGCCGCTCCGAGCCGGGCGCCAGCGGC GACCCCCGAGGCCTCGGGCGGCGTGTACGAGAACCTGCCGGCCCCCGGGCGCTGA
- the LOC108405695 gene encoding tyrosine-protein phosphatase non-receptor type 11-like isoform X2, translating into MPLLQLGAHPAPPAAGVAAPSPVEDAAPRKASGSLACVCAPPRGARGNTTPARPVLKFGALEPFAFIPSSAAPLRKPGARLGAGPLPTGPRARPPGPRTARCGADMASRRWFHPNIGGFEAEKLLLSRGQHGSFLARPSKSCPGGFTLSVRRHDEVTHIKIQNTGDYYDLYGGEKFATLAELVQHYTGQHGGLLRERSGAPVELRHPLGCQDPTSERWYHGHLSGKEAEKLLMEKGRVGSFLVRESQSKPGDFVLSVLTQQPDKVDCQPRVTHIMIHFQPDGKYDVGGGEQFDTLKDLVECYRKNPMVEKSGAVVHLKQPLKATRINATSMESRVQELSKATETGDKAKQGFWEEFEMLQQQECRLLYPRKEGQRLENKPKNRYKNILPFDATRVSLRDVDNSVPGADYINANYIKSDPEEKPGQGLGKVYIATQGCLQTTVAAFWAMVYQENTQVIVMTTREVERGRNKCFRYWPDPHGSQEHGCVRVCNLAENQAHGYCVRELQVWRSDQEGPPRTVKHYQYFSWPDHGVPAEPAGVLDFLDDVNQAQSSTPGAGPMVVHCSAGIGRTGTIIVIDILVGLLRRHGLDCDIDVPRTIELVRRQRSGMVQTEAQYKFVYLALQRYIQGEQLRLREQREPRDESRYLNVGAAIAERRRCPGAAPSRAPAAVCARLPCRLRHPLQSCFSPAHSTGLGRGPGCTGPLLCPGLARPSPCGCVRTMLAG; encoded by the exons CCCGGCCCGTTCTGAAGTTCGGCGCCCTCGAACCTTTTGCTTTCATCCCAAGTTCCGCGGCGCCTTTAAGGAAGCCGGGGGCGAGGCTCGGGGCGGGGCCTCTACCGACCGGCCCGAGGGCGCGTCCGCCCGGACCGCGGACCGCGAGGTGCGGAGCAGACATGGCCTCGCGCAG GTGGTTTCACCCCAACATCGGTGGGTTTGAGGCAGAGAAGCTGCTCCTGTCCAGGGGCCAGCACGGAAGCTTCTTGGCAAGACCCAGCAAGAGCTGTCCCGGGGGCTTCACACTGTCCGTCAG GCGCCACGACGAGGTCACCCACATCAAGATCCAGAACACGGGCGACTACTATGACCTGTATGGCGGGGAGAAGTTCGCAACCCTGGCGGAGCTGGTGCAGCACTACACAGGCCAGCACGGGGGTCTGCTCCGGGAGCGCAGCGGGGCGCCTGTGGAGCTCCGGCACCCCCTGGGTTGCCAGGACCCCACGTCAGAGCG CTGGTACCACGGGCACCTGTCTGGCAAGGAGGCTGAGAAGCTGCTAATGGAGAAGGGGCGTGTGGGCAGCTTCCTGGTACGAGAGAGTCAGAGCAAACCTGGGGACTTTGTGCTGTCTGTGCTCACGCAGCAGCCAGACAAGGTGGACTGCCAGCCCCGGGTCACCCACATCATGATCCACTTCCAG CCAGACGGGAAGTATGAcgtgggaggtggggaacagttCGACACCCTCAAAGACCTGGTCGAGTGCTACAGGAAGAACCCCATGGTGGAGAAGTCGGGGGCTGTGGTGCACCTCAAGCAG CCCCTCAAGGCCACGAGGATCAATGCCACAAGCATGGAGAGCCGCGTGCAGGAGCTCAGCAAGGCCACGGAAACCGGCGACAAGGCCAAGCAGGGCTTCTGGGAGGAGTTTGAG ATGCTGCAGCAGCAGGAATGCCGGCTCCTGTATCCCCGGAAGGAGGGGCAGCGGCTGGAGAACAAGCCCAAGAATCGCTACAAGAACATCCTTCCTT TCGATGCCACCCGCGTCAGCCTGCGTGACGTGGACAACAGCGTGCCTGGAGCTGACTACATCAATGCCAACTACATCAAG AgtgacccagaagagaagccaggTCAGGGACTGGGCAAGGTGTACATTGCCACCCAGGGCTGCCTGCAGACTACAGTGGCTGCCTTCTGGGCCATGGTGTACCAGGAGAACACGCAGGTCATTGTCATGACCACCCGGGAGGTGGAGCGAGGCCGG AACAAATGCTTCCGATACTGGCCAGACCCACATGGCAGCCAAGAACAtggctgtgtgcgtgtgtgcaacTTGGCTGAAAACCAGGCCCATGGCTACTGTGTGAGGGAGCTGCAGGTGTGGCGGTCAGACCAG GAGGGGCCGCCGCGCACCGTGAAGCACTACCAGTACTTCAGCTGGCCCGACCATGGGGTCCCCGCGGAGCCCGCCGGCGTCCTAGACTTCCTGGACGACGTGAACCAGGCCCAGAGCAGCACGCCCGGGGCCGGGCCCATGGTGGTGCACTGCAG CGCCGGCATCGGACGCACTGGCACTATCATCGTGATTGACATCCTGGTGGGGCTCCTCCGCAGGCACG GGCTGGACTGCGACATCGACGTCCCCAGGACGATTGAGCTGGTGCGGCGGCAGCGCTCGGGGATGGTGCAGACCGAGGCGCAGTACAAGTTTGTGTACCTGGCGCTGCAGCGGTACATCCAGGGCGAGCAGCTGCGCCTGCGCGAGCAG CGCGAGCCCCGGGACGAGAGCCGCTATCTGAACGTGGGCGCCGCGATCGCCGAGCGCCGCCGCTGCCCTGGAGCCGCTCCGAGCCGGGCGCCAGCGGC TGTTTGTGCCCGGCTCCCCTGCAGACTGCGCCACCCGCTTCAGAGCTGcttcagccctgcccacagcaccgGCCTGGGTCGCGGCCCTGGCTGCACTGGGCCCCTGCTGTGTCCGGGCCTGGCCAGGCCCTCGCCTTGCGGCTGCGTGAGGACAATGCTTGCGGGATGA
- the RNF223 gene encoding RING finger protein 223: MPSSQQVWHTAMPPPSRSSPTAMGPRSPSSASSPRSPGTPSTPGSEKVASPLECSICFSGYDNIFKTPKELSCSHVFCLECLARLAAAQPTGQPGGDAVPCPFCRQPTAVPAAGAPALRTSRQLQAKLPGHLRQEEPVWLEGTRLCYRPSPSASGLPTPGFVSVDVGLSKPTQPTVPTAAPGPAHHRGRLVRCWARCGDWRRMALITALLLVLFCVVLWPVQCALKTGTLRCLPRAPTTVTTTTTTTSLGPLADN; this comes from the coding sequence ATGCCATCCAGCCAGCAGGTATGGCACACGGCCATGCCACCCCCTAGCCGGAGCAGCCCAACAGCCATGGGGCCCAGGTCCCCCAGCTCAGCCAGCAGCCCCAGGTCCCCTGGGACCCCCAGCACCCCAGGGTCCGAGAAGGTGGCCTCCCCTCTAGAGTGCTCCATCTGCTTCTCGGGCTATGACAACATCTTCAAGACGCCCAAGGAGCTCTCCTGCAGCCACGTCTTCTGCCTGGAGTGCCTGGCGCGGTTGGCAGCTGCCCAGCCGACAGGCCAGCCTGGTGGCGATGCTGTGCCCTGCCCGTTCTGCCGGCAACCCACAGCTGTACCTGCTGCCGGGGCCCCTGCACTGCGCACCAGCCGCCAGCTGCAGGCCAAGCTGCCAGGGCACCTGCGACAGGAGGAGCCCGTGTGGCTGGAGGGCACGAGACTGTGCTACCGCCCCTCGCCCTCGGCCAGCGGCCTCCCAACACCTGGCTTTGTGAGTGTGGATGTGGGTCTGAGCAAGCCCACTCAACCCACTGTGCCCACAGCTGCCCCGGGACCTGCCCATCATCGGGGCCGCCTGGTCCGCTGCTGGGCCCGCTGTGGGGACTGGAGGCGCATGGCGCTCATCACAGCCCTCCTGCTTGTGCTGTTCTGCGTGGTGCTCTGGCCGGTGCAGTGTGCCCTCAAGACCGGGACCCTGCGCTGCCTCCCCCGGGCCcccaccactgtcaccaccaccaccaccaccacctctctTGGGCCCCTGGCCGACAACTAG